A stretch of DNA from Micromonospora sp. NBC_01813:
GTCAGCCAGCCGGCCCGCACCGGAAAGCCGGCCAGCGGCTTCCAGGCCAGGTCGTAGTCCCACTCACCGCGTTGCGAGGCGTGCACGCTCTGCCCGTACACCCCGGAAACGCCGACCGGGACGACCCGGTAGGGCGAGCGGCCGGTGAGACGGCTGATGGCCGCCGCCACCGGTCGGCGGAGCAGCCAGGGGGCGTTGAGGTCGAAGAACGGGCTGTTGAGGAACAGTCCGTCCGGGGCGACGGCGTGGCGGGCTCGCGCGTGCGCCCAGATCGAGGCGATCAGACCGCCGGTCGAGTGGCCGTTGACCAGCAGTGTCTCGTTGCCGTCCTGCTCGCGGATGATCCGGGCAGCGGCGTCGAGTTCTGGGAAGTAGTCGCTGAGGTCCCGGCAGAAGTTCGGCGTCTGGTGCGGCAGCAGGCTGCGGCCGTACTTGCGCAGGTCGAGGGCGTAGAAGTCCCAGCCGCCGCGGACGAAGTGATCGGCCAGGTGGGTCTGGAAGAAGTAGTCGATGTAACCATGCAGGTAGAGCACCGCGCGCCCGGTCGGGCGGTCGGCGCGGCGGCGGACCAGGGTCGCGACGACCGGACCCTCGTCGTCCGGGTCGAGCTCGATGACCTGCTGCTCGTACGGGGCTCCGAGGATGTCAGGCTGCACGACTCCGACCGTACCGTTCTTGGTTACCTGCGGGTAGGACCGTGTCCCGCGTCGCACAATCGAATCTGACACCGCCCTTGGCCGAGCGGCGGTGCCTGGTGCGAGGAGGCGGGCATGGAGTTCGAACGGGCGACGGCGTTCCTGCGGGCGAATCATCGGGCGGTGATGGTCACCCATCATGCGGACGGTCGCCTGCAGACCAGTCCGGTGCTGGTCGCCGTAGACGACGCCGGCCGGGTCCTGGTCAGCACCCGCGAGGGCGCGGTCAAGGTCCGCAACCTGCTGCGCGATCCCCGGGTCACCTTCTGCGTGACCACCGACCGGTTCTTCGGCGACTGGGTGCAGATCGACGGAAAAGCAGAGGTGGTACGGCTGCCCGAAGCGCTCGACGTGCTGGTCGACTACTACCGGCGGATCTCCGGGGAGCATTCCGACTGGGACGACTACCGGGCCGCGATGCAGCGCGACAGGCGGGTGGCGATCCGGGTGACCATCACCCACGCCGGCCCGGACCTGCACGGCTGAGCCCGCCGACGGCCCGAGCCGTCGGTCAGTATTGGGCTTGTTCGTCCATCCGTGCCCGTAGCCGGTCGGCGAAGTCCGGTACGCCGGCCTTCGCAAGGAGGCTGGTCAGGTCGGTCGGGGACATCGGTGGGCGGCGTTTCTCGCCGGCCAGCCGCACGATGCTGCCGAGGACCTCGTCCGGCCATGCGTCGAACAGGCCACAGAGGTAGCCGTCCGGTGCGCAAACCCGTATCCGACGGGCGGCCAGGGGCACGGCGGGAAAGTCTGCCTGGTTCCAGGT
This window harbors:
- a CDS encoding PPOX class F420-dependent oxidoreductase encodes the protein MEFERATAFLRANHRAVMVTHHADGRLQTSPVLVAVDDAGRVLVSTREGAVKVRNLLRDPRVTFCVTTDRFFGDWVQIDGKAEVVRLPEALDVLVDYYRRISGEHSDWDDYRAAMQRDRRVAIRVTITHAGPDLHG
- a CDS encoding alpha/beta hydrolase yields the protein MQPDILGAPYEQQVIELDPDDEGPVVATLVRRRADRPTGRAVLYLHGYIDYFFQTHLADHFVRGGWDFYALDLRKYGRSLLPHQTPNFCRDLSDYFPELDAAARIIREQDGNETLLVNGHSTGGLIASIWAHARARHAVAPDGLFLNSPFFDLNAPWLLRRPVAAAISRLTGRSPYRVVPVGVSGVYGQSVHASQRGEWDYDLAWKPLAGFPVRAGWLTAIRRAQRQLRGGLHITAPVLLACSTRSYRSQRWHDSATLADAVLDVEHMARWAPRLGRHVTVVRIDGGMHDLTLSHQPARDELFSELDRWLRAYFTTEPTGPDPGQPATARRPVGRGLPETD